A region from the Catellatospora sp. TT07R-123 genome encodes:
- a CDS encoding LacI family DNA-binding transcriptional regulator has product MTRRLAEVAKYVGVSEATVSRVLNGKPGISEATRTAVLTALDVLGYERPTKLRGERARLVGLVLPELSNPIFPAFAEIVAGALAQRGFTPVLCTRTEEGVAESAYVDIMLEQQVSGVIFAGGLYAQADAEHDHYHRLRQRGLPVVLVNAAIDGLGFPIVTADDAIAVDQAYSHLSSLGHTRIGLLLGPADHVPSARKLAAFKARTRQEDPAVSRTIYSMEAAQAAAVRLFKDGVTGLICASDVFALGAIRAARRLGLSVPTDVSVVGYDDSLFMACTDPPLTTVRQPIGAMGQAAVAMLVAQVDGGEVTPDEYLFDTELVVRGSTAVVAS; this is encoded by the coding sequence GTGACGCGCAGACTCGCCGAAGTGGCGAAGTACGTGGGGGTGAGCGAGGCGACGGTCAGCCGCGTGCTCAACGGCAAGCCCGGAATCTCCGAGGCGACCCGGACGGCCGTCCTGACCGCGCTTGACGTGCTCGGCTACGAGCGGCCGACCAAGCTGCGGGGCGAACGCGCCCGGCTGGTCGGCCTCGTGCTGCCCGAACTTTCCAACCCGATCTTCCCGGCGTTCGCCGAGATCGTCGCGGGGGCACTGGCCCAGCGCGGCTTCACGCCGGTGCTGTGCACCCGCACCGAGGAGGGCGTGGCCGAGTCCGCGTACGTCGACATCATGCTGGAACAGCAGGTGTCCGGCGTGATCTTCGCCGGCGGCCTGTACGCCCAGGCCGACGCCGAGCACGACCACTACCACCGGCTGCGCCAGCGCGGCCTGCCCGTGGTGCTGGTCAACGCGGCCATCGACGGGCTCGGCTTCCCGATCGTGACCGCCGACGACGCGATCGCGGTGGACCAGGCGTACAGCCACCTGTCCTCGCTCGGGCACACCCGCATCGGGCTGCTGCTCGGCCCGGCCGACCACGTGCCGTCGGCACGCAAGCTGGCCGCGTTCAAGGCCCGCACCCGGCAGGAGGACCCGGCGGTCTCGCGCACCATCTACTCGATGGAGGCGGCGCAGGCCGCGGCCGTGCGCCTGTTCAAGGACGGCGTGACCGGGCTGATCTGCGCCTCCGACGTGTTCGCCCTCGGGGCGATCCGGGCGGCGCGGCGGCTCGGGCTCAGCGTGCCCACGGACGTCTCGGTGGTCGGGTATGACGACTCGCTGTTCATGGCGTGCACCGACCCGCCGCTGACCACGGTGCGCCAGCCGATCGGCGCGATGGGGCAGGCGGCGGTGGCGATGCTGGTGGCGCAGGTCGACGGGGGAGAGGTGACCCCGGACGAGTACCTGTTCGACACCGAGCTGGTCGTCCGCGGTTCCACGGCGGTCGTCGCCTCCTGA
- a CDS encoding ABC transporter substrate-binding protein, which produces MDRRRFSKAVGLLLTASVAVLPAACSEKEPEKPSGPVTITVNGLPPESDPVNRKSFLDDVKAFEAANANIKIDAKEGFMDPQTFATKLAGGQLEDVFYTYFTDPGNLIAKRQVADISAYTGEFPAIAQLRPDLMKVYSGADGKVYGIPTKNYSMGLLYNRTLFTKAGLDPNSPPKTWEEVRTAAQKIAALGGGTVGYGDYSKSNTGGWHFTAEIYSLGGDIAVKDGDTWKAAFNSDKGKQVLQQLKDMRWTDNTMGARQQLEWADLLQMMASGKLGMYVATSDNIPTIVNQFKGDFKEYGLGPVPGGAGTLAGGEGFMFNAKATPEKIRAGLKWLTFRYTNPDRIEQQNKTAADAKQPVGLPEPLIWTGAAAEKQAASSKSLANVPTENYAPFVSATASIPLKLEPPQAQQIYAVLDTAMLKVLTDKNADIAALLADAEKQVNTILAAVK; this is translated from the coding sequence ATGGACAGAAGAAGGTTCAGCAAGGCGGTTGGCCTGCTGCTTACCGCCAGCGTGGCCGTGCTCCCGGCTGCCTGCTCCGAGAAGGAGCCGGAGAAGCCCAGCGGTCCGGTGACCATCACGGTCAACGGCCTCCCGCCGGAGTCGGACCCGGTGAACCGCAAGTCGTTCCTCGACGACGTGAAGGCCTTCGAAGCGGCCAACGCGAACATCAAGATCGACGCCAAAGAGGGGTTCATGGACCCCCAGACGTTCGCCACCAAGCTGGCCGGCGGCCAGCTGGAGGACGTCTTCTACACGTACTTCACCGACCCGGGCAACCTGATCGCCAAGCGCCAGGTCGCGGACATCTCCGCGTACACCGGTGAGTTCCCGGCGATCGCGCAGCTGCGCCCCGACCTGATGAAGGTCTACTCGGGCGCGGACGGCAAGGTCTACGGCATCCCGACGAAGAACTACTCGATGGGTCTGCTGTACAACCGGACGCTGTTCACCAAGGCCGGTCTCGACCCGAACAGCCCGCCGAAGACCTGGGAAGAGGTCCGCACCGCGGCCCAGAAGATCGCGGCGCTGGGTGGCGGCACGGTCGGCTACGGCGACTACAGCAAGAGCAACACCGGTGGCTGGCACTTCACCGCCGAGATCTACTCGCTCGGCGGGGACATCGCGGTCAAGGACGGCGACACCTGGAAGGCCGCCTTCAACAGCGACAAGGGCAAGCAGGTCCTGCAGCAGCTGAAGGACATGCGCTGGACCGACAACACCATGGGCGCCCGTCAGCAGCTCGAGTGGGCTGACCTGCTCCAGATGATGGCGTCGGGCAAGCTGGGCATGTACGTCGCGACCAGCGACAACATCCCCACGATCGTCAACCAGTTCAAGGGTGACTTCAAGGAGTACGGCCTGGGCCCGGTCCCCGGCGGTGCCGGCACCCTGGCCGGTGGCGAGGGCTTCATGTTCAACGCCAAGGCGACCCCGGAGAAGATCCGGGCCGGCCTGAAGTGGCTGACCTTCCGCTACACGAACCCGGACCGGATCGAGCAGCAGAACAAGACCGCCGCTGACGCCAAGCAGCCGGTCGGCCTGCCCGAGCCGCTGATCTGGACCGGTGCCGCCGCGGAGAAGCAGGCCGCTTCCTCCAAGTCGCTGGCCAACGTCCCGACGGAGAACTACGCCCCGTTCGTGAGCGCCACCGCGAGCATCCCGCTGAAGCTCGAGCCGCCGCAGGCTCAGCAGATCTACGCGGTGCTCGACACGGCGATGCTGAAGGTGCTGACCGACAAGAACGCGGACATCGCCGCCCTGCTCGCCGACGCGGAGAAGCAGGTCAACACGATTCTGGCCGCGGTCAAGTAA
- the hemQ gene encoding hydrogen peroxide-dependent heme synthase, whose amino-acid sequence MTEQTNASRLRELNDTIRYTMWSVFRATGPLPSIRSEVAGEVDQLFGQLAEKDVTIRGVYDVAGLRADADIMIWWHSASSDALQDAYGRFRRTALGKCLTPVWSQMALHRPAEFNKSHIPAFLAGEEARGYVCVYPFVRSYEWYLLPDEERREMLAEHGRMARGYPDVRANTVASFALGDYEWMLAFEADELHRIVDLMRDLRASSARRHVREEVPFYTGRRRSMEEIVSALP is encoded by the coding sequence ATGACCGAACAGACCAACGCCTCCCGGCTGCGCGAGCTCAACGACACCATCCGGTACACCATGTGGTCGGTGTTCCGGGCCACCGGCCCGCTGCCGTCGATCCGCTCCGAGGTCGCCGGGGAGGTCGACCAGCTCTTCGGGCAGCTCGCGGAGAAGGACGTCACCATCCGCGGCGTGTACGACGTGGCCGGGCTGCGCGCCGACGCCGACATCATGATCTGGTGGCACTCGGCCTCCTCCGACGCGCTGCAGGACGCCTACGGCCGGTTCCGGCGCACCGCGCTGGGCAAGTGCCTGACGCCGGTCTGGTCGCAGATGGCGCTGCACCGCCCGGCGGAGTTCAACAAGAGCCACATCCCGGCGTTCCTGGCCGGCGAGGAGGCCCGCGGCTACGTCTGCGTGTATCCGTTCGTGCGGTCGTACGAGTGGTATCTGCTGCCGGACGAGGAGCGGCGCGAGATGCTGGCCGAGCACGGGCGGATGGCGCGCGGCTACCCGGACGTGCGGGCCAACACGGTGGCCTCGTTCGCACTGGGCGACTACGAGTGGATGCTCGCGTTCGAGGCCGACGAGCTGCACCGCATCGTCGACCTGATGCGCGACCTGCGGGCCTCGTCGGCGCGCCGTCACGTGCGCGAGGAGGTGCCGTTCTACACCGGGCGGCGGCGCTCGATGGAGGAGATCGTCTCCGCGTTGCCCTGA
- a CDS encoding carbohydrate ABC transporter permease produces MTSERPKARTPYSGGASPASRRDKLRRKVGDNVLGYAFMAAGIACFALFSWYPLVRGVILSFQQVNFVTDPIWVGFDNFKAIFDDPLFYTAWWNTLKFTVLALILGYLVPFAIAVILNEIRHFKGFFRIAIYLPVMLPPIVVVLLWKFFYDPGNGLFNTVLSFLHLPTSDWTQSPKMSMISLVLVSTWANMGGATIMYLAALQNIPGELYEAAELEGASVWQRLRHITIPQMRFIMLVLLLLQIVATMQVFIEPYQLTGTTNPDTITVMVLIYRYAFTVNNDFGLAAAMSVLLFIVLGVFSAVYLRVTRDQD; encoded by the coding sequence ATGACGAGCGAGCGGCCGAAGGCGCGCACGCCGTACTCCGGTGGCGCGAGTCCCGCGTCACGGCGCGACAAGCTGCGCCGCAAAGTCGGAGACAACGTTCTCGGCTACGCGTTCATGGCCGCGGGCATCGCGTGCTTCGCGCTCTTCTCCTGGTATCCGCTGGTGCGCGGTGTCATCCTGAGCTTCCAGCAGGTGAACTTCGTCACCGACCCGATCTGGGTCGGGTTCGACAACTTCAAGGCGATCTTCGACGACCCGCTGTTCTACACGGCGTGGTGGAACACCCTCAAGTTCACCGTCCTGGCGCTGATCCTGGGCTACCTGGTGCCGTTCGCCATCGCGGTGATCCTCAACGAGATCCGGCACTTCAAGGGCTTCTTCCGGATCGCGATCTACCTGCCGGTGATGCTGCCGCCGATCGTGGTGGTGCTGCTGTGGAAGTTCTTCTACGACCCGGGCAACGGCCTGTTCAACACCGTGCTGAGCTTCCTGCACCTGCCGACGTCGGACTGGACCCAGTCGCCCAAGATGTCGATGATCTCGCTGGTGCTGGTCTCCACGTGGGCCAACATGGGCGGCGCCACCATCATGTACCTGGCCGCGCTGCAGAACATCCCCGGCGAGCTGTACGAGGCCGCCGAGCTGGAGGGCGCCAGCGTCTGGCAGCGGCTGCGGCACATCACCATCCCGCAGATGCGCTTCATCATGCTGGTGCTGCTGCTGCTCCAGATCGTGGCCACCATGCAGGTGTTCATCGAGCCCTACCAGCTCACCGGCACCACGAACCCGGACACCATCACCGTGATGGTGCTGATCTACCGGTACGCCTTCACCGTCAACAACGACTTCGGCCTGGCCGCCGCGATGAGCGTGCTGCTCTTCATCGTGCTGGGCGTCTTCTCCGCCGTCTACCTGCGCGTCACGCGCGACCAGGACTGA
- a CDS encoding LacI family DNA-binding transcriptional regulator has product MTRRLAEVAKYVGVSTATVSRVLNGRPGISEATRTAVLTALDVLGYERPTKLRGERARLVGLVLPELQNPIFPAFAEVVAGALAKRGFTPVLCTRTADGVAESDYVDMLLEQQVSGVIFAGGNYAQADAEHEHYRRLLDRGLPAILVNAGIEDLGFPRVSADDAVAVEQAYNHLASLGHERIGLILGPPDHVPSSRKHQAFLTRLALDGPPVGIDPEDLIERTIFSMEGGHAAAARLIGRGVTGLVCASDVLALGAVRGVRRLGKSVPGDVSIVGYDDSSVMACTDPPLTTVRQPIESMGQAAVALLISEIAGNTVPADELLFETELVVRGSTGSGAAVPSRPVPAQTARTL; this is encoded by the coding sequence ATGACGCGCAGACTCGCCGAAGTGGCGAAGTACGTGGGGGTGAGCACGGCCACCGTGAGCAGGGTGCTCAACGGGCGGCCGGGCATCTCCGAGGCCACCCGGACGGCCGTTCTCACCGCCCTGGACGTGCTCGGTTACGAGCGCCCCACCAAGTTGCGCGGGGAGCGGGCGCGTCTGGTCGGGCTGGTCCTGCCCGAACTTCAGAACCCGATCTTCCCCGCGTTCGCCGAGGTCGTGGCCGGGGCACTGGCCAAACGGGGGTTCACCCCCGTGCTGTGCACCCGCACGGCCGACGGCGTGGCCGAGTCGGACTACGTCGACATGCTGCTGGAACAGCAGGTGTCCGGCGTGATCTTCGCGGGCGGCAACTACGCCCAGGCCGATGCCGAGCACGAGCACTACCGCCGCCTGCTCGACCGGGGCCTGCCCGCGATACTGGTCAACGCCGGTATCGAGGATCTGGGCTTCCCCCGGGTCTCCGCCGACGACGCCGTCGCGGTCGAGCAGGCCTACAACCACCTGGCCTCCCTGGGCCACGAGCGGATCGGGCTGATCCTCGGCCCGCCCGACCACGTGCCCTCCTCACGCAAGCACCAGGCGTTCCTGACCCGCCTGGCCCTCGACGGGCCGCCCGTGGGCATCGACCCCGAGGACCTCATCGAGCGCACCATCTTCTCGATGGAGGGCGGCCACGCGGCCGCGGCGCGGCTGATCGGCCGCGGCGTGACCGGCCTGGTGTGCGCCAGCGACGTGCTCGCGCTGGGCGCGGTGCGCGGCGTGCGCCGGCTCGGCAAGAGCGTGCCCGGCGACGTCTCCATCGTCGGGTACGACGACTCGTCCGTCATGGCCTGCACGGACCCGCCGCTGACCACGGTGCGCCAGCCGATCGAGTCGATGGGGCAGGCCGCCGTCGCCCTGCTCATCAGCGAGATCGCGGGCAACACCGTGCCCGCCGACGAGCTGCTGTTCGAGACCGAGCTGGTGGTGCGCGGCTCGACCGGTTCAGGTGCGGCCGTGCCGTCGCGCCCCGTCCCCGCCCAGACCGCCCGCACCCTCTGA
- a CDS encoding alpha-amylase family glycosyl hydrolase, with amino-acid sequence MSQPDTRAWWRDAAIYQVYVRSFADGNGDGVGDLAGVRARLPYLKDLGIDAIWFNPWYVSPQADGGYDVTDYREIDPLFGSLAEAEQLIAEAHALGIRVIVDVVPNHCSDQTPWFQAALAAGPGSPERERFWFRPGKGEHGELPPTNWTSNFGGGTWTRVTEPDGTPGEWYLHLFDGAQPDFNWDHPDVRQEFEDVLRFWFDRGADGIRIDSAALLTKDATLPEVGTVDKHPFEDRDDVHEVYRAWRRIAEEYGGRALIGEVWMPDVQRFTNYLRPDEMHTAFNLNYLCAPWDADKLREVIDETLSSHAPVQAPATWVLSNHDVTRHISRYGREDTSFSFKGRDFGTPFDLELGTRRARAAILLSLALPGSSYLYQGEELGLWEVEDIPDALKQDPMWHRTGGVDPGRDGCRVPLPWSGDEAPFGFSPDDAATEPWLPQPAAWKAYTAQAQTGDPASMLELYRKALHTRHAEPALGDGPMSWLDSAPQVLAFSRPGNPDVICVANLSTESAKLPAHSAVLVASGDLDGDNLPPDTTVWLRP; translated from the coding sequence GTGTCTCAGCCAGACACTCGCGCATGGTGGCGCGACGCCGCCATCTACCAGGTCTATGTCCGCAGCTTCGCCGACGGCAACGGCGACGGCGTGGGTGACCTGGCCGGAGTCCGGGCGCGCCTTCCGTATCTGAAGGACCTGGGGATCGACGCCATCTGGTTCAACCCCTGGTATGTCTCGCCGCAGGCAGACGGCGGCTACGACGTCACCGACTACCGCGAGATCGATCCGCTGTTCGGCTCGCTGGCCGAGGCCGAGCAGCTGATCGCCGAGGCGCACGCGCTGGGCATCCGGGTCATCGTCGACGTCGTGCCCAACCACTGCTCCGACCAGACCCCGTGGTTCCAGGCGGCCCTGGCCGCCGGGCCCGGCTCGCCGGAGCGCGAGCGGTTCTGGTTCCGGCCCGGCAAGGGCGAGCACGGCGAGCTGCCCCCCACCAACTGGACGTCGAACTTCGGCGGCGGCACCTGGACCCGGGTGACCGAGCCGGACGGCACCCCCGGCGAGTGGTACCTGCACCTGTTCGACGGCGCCCAGCCCGACTTCAACTGGGACCACCCGGACGTGCGGCAGGAGTTCGAGGACGTGCTGCGGTTCTGGTTCGACCGGGGTGCCGACGGCATCCGGATCGACTCGGCGGCGCTGCTGACCAAGGACGCGACCCTGCCCGAGGTGGGCACGGTCGACAAGCACCCGTTCGAGGACCGCGACGACGTCCACGAGGTCTACCGGGCCTGGCGCCGGATCGCCGAGGAGTACGGCGGCCGCGCGCTGATCGGCGAGGTGTGGATGCCCGACGTGCAGCGCTTCACCAACTACCTGCGCCCGGACGAGATGCACACGGCGTTCAACCTGAACTACCTGTGCGCCCCGTGGGACGCCGACAAGCTGCGCGAGGTCATCGACGAGACGCTGAGCTCGCACGCGCCCGTGCAGGCCCCGGCGACCTGGGTGCTGTCCAACCACGACGTCACCCGGCACATCAGCCGGTACGGCCGCGAGGACACCTCGTTCAGCTTCAAGGGCCGCGACTTCGGCACGCCGTTCGACCTGGAGCTCGGCACCCGCCGCGCCCGCGCCGCGATCCTGCTCTCGCTGGCCCTGCCCGGCTCGTCCTACCTCTACCAGGGCGAGGAGCTCGGCCTGTGGGAGGTCGAGGACATCCCGGACGCGCTCAAGCAGGACCCGATGTGGCACCGCACCGGCGGGGTCGACCCGGGCCGGGACGGCTGCCGGGTGCCGCTGCCCTGGTCCGGCGACGAGGCGCCGTTCGGCTTCAGCCCCGACGACGCGGCCACCGAGCCGTGGCTGCCGCAGCCCGCGGCGTGGAAGGCGTACACCGCCCAGGCGCAGACCGGTGACCCGGCCTCGATGCTGGAGCTGTACCGCAAGGCGCTGCACACCCGCCACGCCGAGCCCGCGCTCGGCGACGGCCCGATGTCCTGGCTCGACAGCGCCCCGCAGGTGCTGGCCTTCAGCCGCCCCGGCAACCCCGACGTGATCTGCGTGGCGAACCTGTCCACCGAGTCGGCCAAGCTGCCCGCCCACAGCGCGGTCCTGGTCGCCAGCGGCGACCTCGACGGCGACAACCTGCCGCCGGACACCACCGTCTGGCTGCGCCCCTGA
- a CDS encoding GNAT family N-acetyltransferase yields the protein MIFRTASFHDLDGATLYRLLKLRVDVFVVEQECAYPELDGRDLEPGARHLWYEVDRRPVAYLRMLADTEQGAQVYRIGRVVTAPEARGVGLAGQLLTAALAAIGEHPVVLDAQSHLVDFYAKYGFAPTGPEYLEDGIPHVPMRRG from the coding sequence ATGATCTTCAGAACCGCGTCGTTTCACGACCTGGACGGCGCGACCCTCTACCGGCTGCTCAAACTGCGCGTGGACGTGTTCGTCGTGGAACAGGAGTGCGCGTACCCGGAACTCGACGGGCGCGACCTGGAACCGGGCGCCCGCCACCTGTGGTACGAGGTGGACCGGCGGCCCGTGGCATACCTGCGCATGCTTGCCGACACCGAACAGGGCGCGCAGGTGTACCGGATCGGGCGGGTGGTGACCGCCCCCGAGGCGCGCGGCGTCGGCCTGGCCGGGCAGCTGCTGACGGCGGCGCTGGCCGCGATCGGCGAGCACCCCGTGGTGCTGGACGCGCAGTCGCACCTGGTCGACTTCTACGCCAAGTACGGCTTCGCCCCGACGGGCCCCGAATACCTGGAGGACGGCATCCCGCACGTCCCCATGCGCCGCGGCTGA
- a CDS encoding carbohydrate ABC transporter permease, which produces MTSDTRTLISGTDLNRRRNKVIYYTVLTVLMITFVVVFFFPFYWMVTGAVKHPAELVRPTPTFIPESWHWDTYKLAWDQLNIAHFFLNTLYYSIGGWFVQLLVDVTAAYALSKLKPVGGKLILGGMLASLMLPAAALLVPAYLTVTDVPIFGWNLLNSPWALWLPGAANAFNIYVLKRFFDQIPNDLLDSASMDGAGRVRVLWHIVLPLSRPVLAVVSIFAVIGMWKDFLWPLLVLQDPDAQTLSVALSRLSATNQVPLTEMLAGLVIASIPMIVVFMVFQRSILGGLQAGSLKG; this is translated from the coding sequence ATGACCTCCGACACCCGGACCCTGATCTCCGGCACCGACCTCAACCGGCGGCGCAACAAGGTGATCTACTACACGGTCCTCACCGTACTGATGATCACCTTTGTGGTGGTGTTCTTCTTCCCCTTCTACTGGATGGTCACCGGCGCGGTGAAGCACCCGGCCGAGCTGGTGCGCCCGACGCCGACCTTCATCCCGGAGTCGTGGCACTGGGACACCTACAAGCTCGCCTGGGACCAGCTCAACATCGCGCACTTCTTCCTGAACACGCTGTACTACTCGATCGGCGGCTGGTTCGTGCAGCTGCTGGTCGACGTGACCGCGGCGTACGCGCTGTCGAAGCTGAAGCCGGTCGGCGGCAAGCTCATCCTCGGCGGCATGCTCGCCAGCCTGATGCTGCCCGCCGCGGCGCTGCTGGTCCCGGCATACCTGACCGTCACCGACGTCCCGATCTTCGGCTGGAACCTGCTGAACTCGCCGTGGGCGCTGTGGCTGCCGGGCGCGGCCAACGCGTTCAACATCTACGTGCTCAAGCGGTTCTTCGACCAGATCCCCAACGACCTGCTCGACTCGGCGTCGATGGACGGTGCCGGCCGGGTGCGGGTGCTGTGGCACATCGTCCTGCCGCTGTCGCGGCCGGTGCTCGCGGTGGTCTCCATCTTCGCCGTGATCGGCATGTGGAAGGACTTCCTGTGGCCGCTGCTGGTGCTGCAGGACCCGGATGCGCAGACGTTGAGCGTGGCGCTGAGCCGCCTGTCGGCCACCAACCAGGTGCCGCTCACCGAGATGCTCGCCGGCCTGGTCATCGCCAGCATCCCGATGATCGTCGTGTTCATGGTGTTCCAGCGCAGCATCCTCGGCGGCCTGCAGGCAGGCAGTCTCAAGGGTTGA
- a CDS encoding ATP-binding cassette domain-containing protein has translation MATEAETPLDEPDEDRTVLRARGLGLRTRRGWVFRDLDLAVRPGELIALTGPAGGGRTSALLALGDRFQTGAGSREASGRTAFALVPGVNDPDPALTAAEHVAERRRLLGHPRRGIHRPRLLRRPRNPRAPHNPSRVAGQSGESAAKIRPIARQLGGSTGGPGPVGAVGWDGAVERWAGDGRLVRELAPVERHRLMLALALLEEPDVLLVDDIDVGLTPAESAELLGELAATGCAVVAVARLLPPLLPSLRAVTNVEVKQ, from the coding sequence GTGGCCACCGAGGCGGAGACCCCGCTCGACGAGCCGGACGAGGATCGGACCGTGCTGCGGGCACGCGGGCTGGGGCTGCGTACCCGGCGCGGGTGGGTGTTCCGGGACCTGGACCTGGCGGTGCGGCCGGGCGAGCTGATCGCGCTGACCGGCCCGGCGGGAGGCGGGCGCACCAGCGCACTGCTGGCGCTGGGCGACCGGTTCCAGACCGGCGCGGGCAGCCGCGAGGCATCGGGGCGTACGGCGTTCGCCCTGGTCCCCGGCGTGAACGATCCCGACCCCGCCCTCACCGCCGCCGAGCACGTCGCCGAGCGCCGCCGCCTGCTCGGCCACCCCCGCCGCGGCATCCACCGCCCCCGCCTGCTCCGCCGCCCCCGCAACCCCCGCGCCCCCCACAACCCCAGCCGAGTTGCCGGGCAATCGGGCGAAAGCGCGGCCAAGATACGCCCGATTGCCCGGCAACTCGGTGGATCAACGGGCGGACCCGGGCCGGTGGGCGCGGTCGGGTGGGACGGGGCCGTTGAGCGGTGGGCCGGGGACGGGCGGCTGGTGCGGGAGCTGGCGCCGGTGGAGCGGCACCGGCTGATGCTGGCGCTGGCGCTGCTGGAGGAGCCGGACGTGCTGCTCGTCGACGACATCGACGTCGGGCTGACCCCGGCCGAGTCGGCCGAGCTGCTCGGTGAGCTGGCCGCGACCGGGTGCGCGGTGGTCGCGGTGGCCCGGCTGCTGCCGCCGCTGCTGCCCAGCCTGCGCGCGGTCACGAACGTCGAGGTGAAGCAGTGA
- a CDS encoding glycosyl hydrolase family 28-related protein: MRTRISALAALLLLGATAAGCSADEPKPAPPPPPALSPFAITGRGATVPFTEYEAEAAAYQGKLVGPDRTAKTLAAEASGRQAVTLSATGDYVEFTLAKPANALTLRYSVPDSADGAGADATLSVHVDGADTLDLPVTSRYGWFYGGFPFTNNPADGSGHHFYDHARTLFDREIPAGAKVRITKDAADTAASYTIDLADFEQVAPPAAKPDGALDVVDFGADPTGKADSAPAITAALAEGKAKKRPVWLPPGTFQVNQHLIVDQVTLSGAGMWHSVLHGKDVGLYGNYAPKPSRGVALSDFSIIGETGERDDNAQVNGVGGALGGGSKVQNLWIQHTKVGMWLDGPFDGLTISGNRIYDQTADGINLHRGVSNTVIEHNVIRNTGDDGIATWADEFPDHHNTIRFNTVLLPMLANGIAIYGGHDNTVSDNVVADTLVEGGGLHVANRFGGTVFLSGTTTLTRNTTLRAGGRFEGLQAQIAAVWLYAKDGPIDADIRITDNELLDSTYGGLMFFASTIRGVTVDKLLVDSPGTFGVALLSMGEAKISQVKVVTPGKAGLYTCPDGIAFTLTASDSTGLEDTYCGPLPEPVYRFARHA; encoded by the coding sequence ATGCGGACCCGGATTTCGGCGCTGGCGGCCCTGCTGCTCCTCGGCGCCACCGCGGCGGGGTGCTCGGCGGACGAGCCGAAGCCCGCCCCGCCGCCCCCGCCCGCGCTGTCGCCGTTCGCGATCACCGGCCGCGGCGCCACCGTCCCGTTCACCGAGTACGAGGCCGAGGCCGCCGCCTACCAGGGCAAGCTGGTCGGGCCGGACCGGACCGCGAAGACGCTGGCCGCCGAGGCGTCCGGGCGGCAGGCCGTCACCCTGTCCGCGACCGGCGACTACGTCGAGTTCACCCTGGCCAAGCCCGCGAACGCGCTCACCCTGCGCTACAGCGTCCCGGACTCGGCCGACGGCGCGGGCGCCGACGCGACCCTCTCGGTGCACGTCGACGGCGCCGACACCCTCGACCTGCCGGTGACCTCCCGGTACGGCTGGTTCTACGGCGGGTTCCCGTTCACGAACAACCCGGCCGACGGCTCCGGCCACCACTTCTACGACCACGCGCGCACCCTGTTCGACAGGGAGATCCCGGCGGGGGCGAAGGTCCGGATCACCAAGGACGCGGCCGACACGGCTGCTTCGTACACGATCGATCTGGCCGACTTCGAGCAGGTGGCGCCCCCGGCGGCCAAGCCCGACGGCGCCCTCGACGTGGTCGACTTCGGGGCCGACCCGACCGGCAAGGCCGACTCGGCCCCCGCGATCACCGCCGCCCTGGCCGAAGGAAAGGCCAAGAAGCGGCCGGTATGGCTGCCGCCGGGCACGTTCCAGGTCAACCAGCACCTGATCGTCGACCAGGTGACCCTGAGCGGCGCGGGCATGTGGCACAGCGTGCTGCACGGCAAGGACGTCGGCCTCTACGGGAACTACGCGCCCAAGCCGAGCAGGGGGGTCGCCCTCAGCGACTTCTCGATCATCGGTGAGACCGGCGAGCGCGACGACAACGCGCAGGTCAACGGCGTCGGCGGCGCCCTGGGCGGCGGCTCCAAGGTGCAGAACCTGTGGATCCAGCACACCAAGGTCGGCATGTGGCTGGACGGGCCGTTCGACGGCCTCACCATCAGCGGCAACCGGATCTACGACCAGACCGCCGACGGCATCAACCTGCACCGGGGCGTCAGCAACACCGTCATCGAGCACAACGTCATCCGCAACACCGGCGACGACGGCATCGCGACCTGGGCCGACGAGTTCCCCGACCACCACAACACGATCCGGTTCAACACGGTGCTGCTGCCGATGCTGGCCAACGGCATCGCGATCTACGGCGGGCACGACAACACGGTCAGCGACAACGTCGTGGCCGACACCCTGGTCGAGGGCGGCGGCCTGCACGTGGCCAACCGGTTCGGCGGCACGGTCTTCCTGTCCGGCACCACCACGCTGACGCGCAACACCACCCTGCGGGCCGGCGGCCGCTTCGAGGGACTCCAGGCCCAGATCGCGGCGGTATGGCTCTACGCCAAGGACGGCCCGATCGACGCCGACATCCGGATCACCGACAACGAGCTGCTCGACAGCACGTACGGCGGGCTCATGTTCTTCGCCTCGACGATCCGGGGCGTGACCGTCGACAAGCTGCTGGTCGACAGCCCCGGCACCTTCGGGGTGGCGCTGCTGTCCATGGGTGAGGCCAAGATCTCGCAGGTCAAGGTGGTGACACCCGGCAAGGCGGGCCTCTACACCTGCCCCGACGGGATCGCCTTCACCCTGACGGCCAGTGACAGCACCGGACTGGAGGACACGTACTGCGGACCCCTGCCCGAGCCGGTTTACCGGTTCGCCCGGCACGCGTGA